A stretch of the Stegostoma tigrinum isolate sSteTig4 chromosome 34, sSteTig4.hap1, whole genome shotgun sequence genome encodes the following:
- the LOC125446616 gene encoding E3 ubiquitin-protein ligase TRIM39-like, translated as MATRKEVCDLTNELTCSICLEMFTDPVFLDCEHHYCRSCISQSWEKTLGNVSCPECRQVFSQRNIRPARTLASIVEKFRELKAKITEQEEGAYCKEHEEKLKLFCEVEKEMICVNCWNSDHKMHDVTILKEAAQRNKEELQTYLDWLDCEVKNITENKESQEAKMEQLKVQSDQLMDTIQKEFEKMHNFLNEQEEIMRIKLRQEADNMLKKLEDYIGALNDRVLTNEQLISELQTRLKVTDTAEFLKDVKGFLTRYADRAELPEETDVEMTMEIFGEPFQFFRVWKGMRRIIEPVPESLTLDPNTANSQLIISEDLRSVRHSSEEQDEEEDLPDPLERFDEYLYVLSSQGFTSGIHYWEVDLRNKVQWVIGVCGESSGRKGAFLPLTTEGYWVVSLFNENDYRASTVESTTIPVKVKPWKLGIYLDYEGGELTFYNADNMSHLYTFIDTFIEKLFPIFSPCNNLTGKNGESLTLLTG; from the exons ATGGCAACCAGAAAAGAGgtgtgtgatctcaccaatgaaCTGACCTGCTCCATCTGCCTGGAGATGTTCACCGACCCAGTGTTTCTGGACTGTGAGCATCATTACTGCAGGTCATGCATCTCCCAGAGCTGGGAGAAGACATTAGGAAATGTTTCCTGCCCTGAGTGTCGGCAGGTCTTCAGCCAGAGGAACATCAGGCCAGCCCGGACCCTGGCAAGCATTGTGGAGAAGTTCAGAGAGCTGAAGGCAAAGATTACAGAGCAAGAGGAAGGGGCTTACTGTAAGGAGCATGAGGAGAAGCTGAAACTGTTCTGTGAAGTGGAGAAGGAAATGATCTGTGTGAACTGTTGGAATTCAGACCATAAAATGCATGATGTGACTATTTTAAAAGAAGCTGCCCAGAGAAACAAG GAAGAACTCCAAACATATTTGGATTGGTTGGATTGCGAAGTTAAGAACATAACTGAAAATAAAGAGAGTCAAGAGGCAAAAATGGAACAACTGAAG GTACAATCGGACCAGCTGATGGACACAATTCAAAAAGAGTTTGAGAAGATGCACAACTTCTTGAATGAGCAGGAAGAGATCATGAGAATCAAACTGAGACAGGAGGCGGACAATATGTTAAAAAAATTGGAAGATTACATTGGAGCGCTTAACGATAGAGTCTTGACCAATGAGCAGCTCATCTCAGAGCTACAAACGCGACTAAAAGTAACTGACACTGCAGAATTTCTCAAG gATGTTAAGGGCTTTCTCACCAG ATATGCAGACCGAGCTGAGCTGCCAGAAGAGACTGATGTTGAAATGACCATGGAAATCTTCGGCGAGCCCTTCCAATTTTTCAGAGTTTGGAAGGGAATGAGGAGAATAATCGAGCCAG TTCCAGAGTCTCTCACCTTGGACCCAAATACAGCAAATAGTCAACTGATCATTTCCGAGGATCTGAGGAGTGTGCGGCACAGTAGTGAAGAGCAGGATGAAGAGGAAGATCTTCCTGATCCACTGGAACGATTTGATGAATACTTGTACGTTTTGAGCTCACAGGGTTTCACATCAGGGATTCACTATTGGGAGGTAGATCTTAGAAACAAGGTCCAGTGGGTTATAGGTGTCTGTGGAGAGTCTTCCGGGAGGAAGGGAGCCTTCCTACCTTTAACTACAGAAGGATATTGGGTTGTGAGTTTGTTTAATGAGAATGATTACAGAGCATCAACTGTGGAAAGTACCACCATTCCTGTTAAAGTGAAGCCTTGGAAGCTGGGCATTTACCTGGACTATGAGggaggagagctgacattttacAATGCAGATAACATGTCTCACCTGTACACTTTCATTGACACATTCATTGAGAAACTCTTTCCCATCTTTAGTCCCTGTAATAACCTAACTGGTAAAAATGGTGAATCACTCACACTGCTCACTGGTTAA